The nucleotide sequence CCTTGGCCCAGTCCATCGCGGATGCGCTGGGAGATCACGACTTCGCCGACGAGCCGTATCACGAGCTCGTGGCGGATGGCTACCTCTTCTCCCACCCCCCTGATCCGGACGACTTCGAAGCCCAGCTCGAATACGCTCTGGACGCTCTGGGCGATGAAGCCCCGAACGTGGTCTTCGATCGCTGCCCGGTGGATCTGCTGGCCTACCTCATGGTCACGTGCCAGAATGACGAGCGGGTCATCGCTCGCTGGCGCGAGCCTGTGCGTCGGGCGATGCGATCCCTGGATGCGGTGGTCTTCGTACCCGTAGAAGCTCCAGACGTGATCGACTTCGGTCAGGACGAAGATCCGACCGATTCCCGTGGCGCGGTGGACGAAGCACTCCGGGAGCTGCTGCTCGGTGATCACCTCGAGCTTGAGGTCGAGATCCTGGAGGTACGGGGTCCGCTGGACCGACGCACGACCGCCTCGCTCGAGTGGCTGGCCCAGCTTCGCTAGGCTCCCCTCGCACCGGGCGCGCCACGGTCCCGCCGGAAGTCGCTGCTGACCGGCTCGGCGGATGGATGCCTGTCGCGGGTGATGGATACGCGTCGCGGGTCATCGGGCGGGTCGCGCAGCAGGGTTCCGATCCGTCAGGGCGCCCGGACCCTCAGCAAATCCGATCACGGGCATCAAGACCGGAGGGAGCATGGAGGAGATCGACGCCGGAATCGAGGAGCTTCATCAGTCATGGCGTGCGGCGATCCGTACCGGAGACATCGATGCGGCCGTCGGGCTTCTGACGGACGACTACGTCCTATGGGCGTCTGGCGCACCCGCCATCCGAGGCCGGGAGTCGGTGCGTGGGATCCTCCGTGCGGCGATCGAACGATTTCGAATCGATCCATCCTTCGAGGCGGAAGAGTGTCTGCTGTCCGGAGACCTCGCGGTGGCGCGCGGGTGGGACGTGCAGGCGATCGAGCCCCGGGAGGGTGGCGAAACGCTGACCCAGCGACAACGAGTCTTCCTCGTGCTGCGCCGTGAGCAGGACGGTCGGTGGCGCTACGCCAGAGGGATGTCGCAGCCGGGGCTTCAACCCGCGTAGTCGGACGCCCGAGATCCGGGCAGCTCCTGGGCGGACCTACCGGGTGGGAAAAGCGCCGCTCGGCCGATGGCGATGCCCTTGATGCTGCGATCCGAGTGGAAGCGGGGATGCAGCCCTGTGGCCTCAGGGAGCGGACAGGGCGACAAGCTCACCTGGCGTGATCACACGCACCGTCGACGCTCGGAATCCCTTCTTGTCTCGCGTCACGAGATAGTCGGCTTCTGCGGCCTCGGCGCACGCCGCTTGCACTGCGTCTTCGAAGTCTTTCCAGCCGAGACCGAGGGCCCGCCTGAGTCGATCGCCGTCGACCGGTACTACGTCGAAGAGCTCGAGCACGTCGACGAGAAGTGCGCGGCACTTCGCGGGACCGAGTCGCCTTGAAGCCAAGTAGTGCAGGGTGGTGACGGAGTGAGCCGCCAGAAGACCAGAGAGATCGCCGGCCTCAATCTTCCGGAAGACGACTGCTGCCTCCTTGTAGTGCGGATCTCGCTGAAACAGCACGTCCAGCACCACGTTGAGGTCGACAAGTACCCGAGTCACCCGTACTTCTCATCCAGGTACTGGTAGTACTCGTCGACGGAGCTTTCGGGCGCGAGGGCTCCGACCAGCCTGGCGGTGATCGGAGTCGAGCCCCCGTCCTCCTCCTCCAGCGAGGCCAGGAACTGGCTCACGAGCTCGGAGACGGTCGTATCGTTGCGCTGGGAATAGCGCTTTGCTCGCTCGATGATGCGTCGTTCGACGGATAGGGTAAGCTTGGTCTTGGCCATCGGGGCCTCCTACGTACGTGCACACCATGATATACGTATAGCGGCGGACCACGGTTCCCGGAAAGGGGGTCCCGACCTGGGCGTCGAGAATGTAGCAGTCTACGCGGTGCGTCGACCCTGACGGGGGTTGCGCCACGCGTCGATCCCAACGTTGCGCGGGCGTGGGCCCCACTGCCTCCGAGTCGGCGTGGTGCGGCAACACAATCCCAGGCGGCCTGAACGAGCTGTCGGGGCCCCGCACACGGACACACCATCGGGAGAAGCTGCGATGCTGGATCAGGAGATCCTCGCCGATCAGATCGGCCGAGCGGTTCGGGGTGGTGCCTGGCACGGGCCGTCCGTGGGTGAAGTGCTGGCGGGTGTGTCGGCCGAGGACGCAGCGGCGCATCCGATCCCCGACGCGCACAGCATCTGGGAGATCGTGCTGCACCTGATCGGCGGGTACACCTTGGTCCTCCGGCGGCTGGGCGGGGAGCGGCTACAGCTCTCGCCGCAGGAAGCGTGGCCTCCAGTGACAGAGGTCAGCGCGGCTGCGTGGCGAGAGAGCCAGGACGCATTGGGGCAGCTCAATGAGCGGCTCCAGAGCGCCGTGCGGGCGTTCCCCTCCCAGCGTCTTTCGGATGAGCTGGGTTCCGGGTTCGAGGCGTACGTCCAGTTCTGCGGGGCGCCTCAGCACGACGCCTACCATGCGGGTCAGATCGTCATGCTCAAGAAGGCATTGGCGGCGTCGCGAGAGGCGTCGTGAACATGATCTCCAGGCCGGCCGGGCCGTCAGCGCCGCGGTGGTCCCGGCATCTCGTGATCGGGCGGCGGGTCGTCCTGCGCGGTCGTCGGATTCCTGCCTCCGCGCTCTTCGGCGCTGCGCTTCTTCTCGTCGCCACCGTCCGCGTGGCGGAGGGCCAGAGTCGTGGCTGGGCTCCCGACCAGTGGCGGGCGGGCATCGGGATCGGCGAGCCCGGGAACAGGGACATCACGGTGGGCACCTGCGACGCTGGCGTTCCGCTGTTCGCTGCGGCAGGGCCGGGCTGGCACCTGAAGGGGCCGTTGCGCATCGAGCTGGAGGCGGGGGTCCTGGGGTCCGGCTTCGGTGCCGACTGTGCCACGGATGCAGCCCCGTGTGAGCCCGGCGCTCCCTGTCTCCGTTCGGAGGGACTGGAGACGCCCCTGTGGACGACCACGTCCCGTCTGGTTGTCGAACGAACCCTGGGGCGCCCCGAGTCGCGGCTACGGCTGTCGGGGGGCGTGGGCCACTTCTGGGGAGCGGGGGTCTGGTATCGGTCGATCGGTGGGGGCGTCCGTCTCGGCGACCCGACGGGGCTCACTGCGACGGTGGAGTTGGAGCGCTGGTTCTTCGATGCATCCGAGCGACGTTATGACATCCGCGATCCGACCGGCGCGCTCTACGATGTTCGGCGTCGGGCCGGCCGGCTCATGATGCTGCGCGTTTCGGTGAGCTGAGCGGAAGCGGCTTCCTGGATCGAGACTCCACGCGGGTCCGGCGGGTGATCGCCGCACTCGCCGAGCCGGTCGCTCGGGCGACGAACCCGGGTCCTTGCCCCTCCCGGCCCCTCAGCTCCGCAGCGCCACCAGCGCGTCCACCCGCCCGGCGCGTCGTGCCGGGATCCACGCGGCCGCCACCGCCGTGACCAGCAGGACCAGCGCCGCCGCCGCCGCCGTCCACGGGTCCTGCGCGTCCACGTCGTAGAGCAGACTCTGCAGGGCGTGGCCGAGGGCCCACGAGGCGAGGAGGCCGCCCAGCGCGCCCGCGCCGGCGAGGATCAACCCGCGCCTCACCACCAGGCGGGTCAGGGACAGCGGACGTGCGCCCAGCGCCGCCCGGATCCCGATCTCGCGCACGCGTTGCGCGGCCTGGAAGGAGACCAGCCCGTACAGCCCGATGGTCGCCAGCAGGAGCGCCAGCCCCGCGAACGTGGCGAGGAGCAGCCCCAGCGTGCGCGTCTCCGCCAACGAATCGCGGACGGCGGCGCGCAGGTCGATCACCACGGGGGCGGGCAGCTCCGGGTCCACCCGGCGCACGAGCGCGCGCAGGTCGCCCGCCGTGAGCGAGGCCCCGTCCGCCGTCCGCAGGTGCAGGGCCACGAACGGGGAGTAGCGCTGCTCGATCGGCCAATAGACCGCCGGGCGGCCCGGTGCCCGCAACGAGCGCATCTGCACGTCCGGGACGAGGCCCACGACGCGCGCAGCAGGTTCGCCGGCCAGCACCTTCCCGATCGGGTCCTCACCGGGCCAGAACATGGACGCCAGCGCTTCGTTGACGACCACGACCGGCTCGGGCTCGCGGCCGATCCCGCGCAACGCCCGTCCGCGCAGGATGGGGATGTCCAGGGTGGTGAAGTAGTCACCCGCAACGACGGTGTACTCGGCCTCGTATGCGAGCGCGGGATCCTGCTGGGGCCGCACCGTCTGTCGACTGTGTCCGCCCGCGATCGGCATCTGATTCGCGAGCGTCACGCCTTCCACGCCCGGGAGACCCGCTGCCTCGTCCAACAACCGCGTATAGAGGGCGAGCCCGGAGGTTTCGTCGTATCGGCCCGTGCGGTCGAGGGCCAGCACCGCGGCGTGCAACCCGTCCGGTCGGAAGCCCGGATCGGCCGCGCGTGCGTTCCAGACGCTCCGGCCGAGCAGCGCCGCTCCCGTCACCAGCCCGAGCGACAGGCCCAGCTGCGCCACGACGAGGGCGTCCCGGATGCGGGTGGTCCTGCGACCGGACGTGGGACCGGCATCGCGCAGGATCCCGGCCAGGCTCCGCCGCGAGGTGACCCAGGCGGGCATGGCGCCGAAGAACAGGCCGGTGGCCAGGCCCACGGCGGCCAGGAAGACGAGGACGCGCGCGTCGACCCCGACGGGCACGGACAGCGTCCACGGAAAGAGAGCGGGCAGCACGGCGCCGGCGCGCAGCACCAGCGGGAGCGCGAGCACGGTGGCCAGGCCCGCGAGCACCAGGCTCTCCACCAGGAGCTGCCGCGCCAACCGGCCGGAGCCGGCGCCCAGCGCCGCGCGCACGCCCAGCTCGGCCTGACGCGCGCCGGCTCGCGCGAGGAAGAGGTTGGCCACGTTCGTGCACGTGATCAGCAGGAGCAGCCCCACCACCAGGAGGAGGATACCGGACAGGCGCCGCGCTTCGGCCCGCTCCTCGGGATCGAGCCCCACTCCTTCGGCCAGCAGCACCAGGATGCCGTCGTTGACGGGCGCGGCGGCGCGCAGGCGTGCGGCCAGGCCGGGCATGGCTGCGCTCGCCGCCTCCAGGTCCACGCCATCGGCCAGACGCGCGACGACGTCGAACGAGCTCCATCCCCATTCGTCGAACGGCAGCCGATCGCCCATCGGTGGCGTCTGCATGGCGGGCAGCCACACCTGGGGTCCGGCGCCCAGCGCTTCGGTGCCAGCGAACTCCTGGGCGGCCACGCCCACGATCTCGTAGGGCTCGCCGCCGATGGTGACGGTCCGTCCGACGACCCGCGGGTCCGCGCCGAACCGCCGCGTCCACAGCGCATGCGACAGGACCACGACCGGGTGGGCGCCGGGCGCGCGGTCGTCGGCGGGCTGGAGCAGACGCCCCACGGCCGGCCGCACGCCGAGCGTGCCGAACCACGAGCCGGTGACGTACAGACCCGGCACCTGCTCGACGTCGTCCCCCGTCCCGAGGACGAACGCCGCCTGGTTGCTCGCACCCACCGACGCGAACACGGCCGTCTCGTCCGCGATCACCTCGAACGCCGGCCAGGAGAAGTTGTCGAAGCGCGGGTCCTGCTCGTAGCTGCGCGCGACCTGCACCAGGCGCTCAGGCTCGGTCAGGCCGGGCGGAGGACGGAGCAGGAGCCCGTTGATCAGCGCGAAGATCGTCGCGTTGGCGCCGATGCCGAGCGCGAGCGTGAGGGCCGCGCCGAGGGCGAAGCCGGGCGCGCGGACGAGAGACCGTCGCGCCCAGCGCAGGTCCTGGCCGAGGCCGGTCCACGACCAGGATGTCCGCCGCAGCGTGAGCGCGTGCGCGAACGCGCCCAGCGCGAACGAGACGGGTCCAGGCGTGCCGTCGGCCCCGTGGCGTTCCAGGGCCGCGAGCTCCGACAGCCACTCCTCCCGCCACTCCCGCCGCTCGCTGCGGGGCACCAGCGCGCCGGCTACCCGCACCAGGGACCGCGCCAGGCGACTCACGAGGGGCGCGGCTCGGGGTCGGCCAGGAGAGCGGCCACACCGGCGACCCGCTCCGCGCCCTCCGCGAGCGTGCGCAGCCCGGCGGCGGTGGGCTCATAGTACCGCCGGCGGGGGCGGCCTTCGGCCTCGGCGATCCGGGTGTCCTCCCACGCGGACCTCACGAGGCCGCGTTGCTTGAGGCGGGCGAGCGTCGGGTAGACCGTCCCCGACGGCAGACCGGTGCGGGTCACCAGCTCGAGCCCGTAGGCCCGACCGGAGCGCAGGGCGGCGAGGATCTGCAGTGAGGTCACGCCGAGAGGGCGGGGCACGGGTCCTCCGGTCACGAGATAGTAGAAGTGTAAGATATGTAGTAGTACTAGTGGGCCGCGTCAATGCAGGAGGTGGACGTGGGGGGCGGAGCCGGAGGGCAGCGCCGGAGGGCAGAGCGGAAGCGGAGGGAGTGTGGAGCCGAGGGAGGGCGGAGCGGAGGGAGCCCGTCCGTCCCCGGACGGCCCGCGCGAGCGCCGAGCCGACCGGGGACCGAGCGAGGATCAGGGCAACGCCATCGCCGCGATGCCGTTGTTCAGCTGGATGATGATGTACTGCTTGCCCTCATGGCTCCAGCTCGACATGCCGTAGCGCGTAGGGCCGGGGATCTCCACAGCGCCCAGTCGCTCGCCCGTCCGCTTGTCCAGCGCGAACAGGTTCCAGGTCCCGTCCGCGGTCTGGCCGGACGAGAACAGGAGCGTGGGGCTCGCCACCATCACCGCGTGTCCCGGCCGACCCGGGTTCGTGGGCACGTTGGGTGCGCCCTGCAGCAACGGGTGGTTGCGGATGCGCTCCTGCACCTGCTCGGGCGCATCCCCGTTCGGGATCTGCCACAGGTGCTCGCCGGTGTTCATGTCGATGGCGGTGATGCGGCCGACCGGTCCCTTCCAGATGGAGAGGCCGTCGATGTTCGCGCGATCCGCACGGTCTCCGCCCTCGGAATCCACGGCGCGTGACCAGTCGGAGTGGGTCGTGCCCGTCATCAAGGGCCCGTCGAGCGGGGAGTCCTTGCCCGGCATCAGCAGGGCCGGTGAGCACCCGCTCGCGGAAGCGATGAACAAGATCCCGTTGACGGGATCGGCGACCGTGGGGCTGTAGATGTTGGCGCCGCCTCCGCCACCCGGACACACCAGCCCGCCGGACGGCTTCTCCGCCTCGGGGCTGCCGGCCACGACCGGCGGGTTGAACAACGGCGTGATCATGTCGTTCTCACGCGCGAACTCCAGCACCCGTTGCCGGATCTGCGGCGTGTAGTCGATCAGGTCGCTCTCCTGACGGCCCTGCAGGTCGAACGGCGCGGGCTTCGTCGGATACGGCTGTGTGCGCGACAGCTTCTCGCCCGGAACGGTCGACTGCGGGACCTCGCGCTCCTCGATGGGCCAGATGGGCTCACCGGTCTCGCGGTTGTACGAATACACCCACGACTGCTTGGTCACCTGGAACAGGCCGGGGATCCGTCTCCCGTTCACGTTCACGTCCATCAGCACCGGCGCCGTGGGCGTGTCGTAGTTCCAGATGTCGTGATGGACGAGCTGCTGGTGCCACTTCCGCTGACCGGTCTGCACGTCGAGCGCGATGACGCTCGTTCCGAACAGGTTGTCGCCCGGCGAGAACCCGCCGTAGTAGTCGATCGTGGGCGGGTTGGTGGGCACGTACACCAGGCCCAGCTCGGGATCGGCCGACATGGGCGCCCAGGACGACACATCACCCGTCCATTCCCAGGCGTCGTTCTCCCACGTCTCGTGCCCGAACTCACCGGGGCGCGGGATCACGTGGAACTTCCACTTGAAGCGACCCGTGCGGGCATCGAAGCCCATGATGTCACCGGGGACGTTCTCGACCCGCGTCTGGTTGTAGCCCTGCTCCGCGGAGTTCCCGACCACGACCACGTCGTTGACGACAATGGGGGGAGACGACGACGTGATGTAGCCGAGCTCGAGCGGAAGGCCCTGGTCCGGATCGTAGGTCTCGCCGGACTCGAGCCAGGGCTTCCAGTCGGCGATCAGCGGCGGCAGGAGATCGACGACGCCGCTCTTCGGAAAGCCCGGGATCGGGACCGGCTCACCCCAGTTCTCCAGGGGCTGACCCGTCTCGGCGTCCAGGGCGGTGAGGAAGAAAGCCGGGGACGTGATGAAGATCACGCCGCGCCCATCGATCTCTCCGTAGGCGACGCCTTTGCC is from Gemmatimonadota bacterium and encodes:
- a CDS encoding AAA family ATPase, which gives rise to LAQSIADALGDHDFADEPYHELVADGYLFSHPPDPDDFEAQLEYALDALGDEAPNVVFDRCPVDLLAYLMVTCQNDERVIARWREPVRRAMRSLDAVVFVPVEAPDVIDFGQDEDPTDSRGAVDEALRELLLGDHLELEVEILEVRGPLDRRTTASLEWLAQLR
- a CDS encoding nuclear transport factor 2 family protein; its protein translation is MEEIDAGIEELHQSWRAAIRTGDIDAAVGLLTDDYVLWASGAPAIRGRESVRGILRAAIERFRIDPSFEAEECLLSGDLAVARGWDVQAIEPREGGETLTQRQRVFLVLRREQDGRWRYARGMSQPGLQPA
- a CDS encoding PIN domain-containing protein, translating into MTRVLVDLNVVLDVLFQRDPHYKEAAVVFRKIEAGDLSGLLAAHSVTTLHYLASRRLGPAKCRALLVDVLELFDVVPVDGDRLRRALGLGWKDFEDAVQAACAEAAEADYLVTRDKKGFRASTVRVITPGELVALSAP
- a CDS encoding DUF6364 family protein, which produces MAKTKLTLSVERRIIERAKRYSQRNDTTVSELVSQFLASLEEEDGGSTPITARLVGALAPESSVDEYYQYLDEKYG
- a CDS encoding DinB family protein; its protein translation is MLDQEILADQIGRAVRGGAWHGPSVGEVLAGVSAEDAAAHPIPDAHSIWEIVLHLIGGYTLVLRRLGGERLQLSPQEAWPPVTEVSAAAWRESQDALGQLNERLQSAVRAFPSQRLSDELGSGFEAYVQFCGAPQHDAYHAGQIVMLKKALAASREAS
- a CDS encoding ABC transporter permease — encoded protein: MSRLARSLVRVAGALVPRSERREWREEWLSELAALERHGADGTPGPVSFALGAFAHALTLRRTSWSWTGLGQDLRWARRSLVRAPGFALGAALTLALGIGANATIFALINGLLLRPPPGLTEPERLVQVARSYEQDPRFDNFSWPAFEVIADETAVFASVGASNQAAFVLGTGDDVEQVPGLYVTGSWFGTLGVRPAVGRLLQPADDRAPGAHPVVVLSHALWTRRFGADPRVVGRTVTIGGEPYEIVGVAAQEFAGTEALGAGPQVWLPAMQTPPMGDRLPFDEWGWSSFDVVARLADGVDLEAASAAMPGLAARLRAAAPVNDGILVLLAEGVGLDPEERAEARRLSGILLLVVGLLLLITCTNVANLFLARAGARQAELGVRAALGAGSGRLARQLLVESLVLAGLATVLALPLVLRAGAVLPALFPWTLSVPVGVDARVLVFLAAVGLATGLFFGAMPAWVTSRRSLAGILRDAGPTSGRRTTRIRDALVVAQLGLSLGLVTGAALLGRSVWNARAADPGFRPDGLHAAVLALDRTGRYDETSGLALYTRLLDEAAGLPGVEGVTLANQMPIAGGHSRQTVRPQQDPALAYEAEYTVVAGDYFTTLDIPILRGRALRGIGREPEPVVVVNEALASMFWPGEDPIGKVLAGEPAARVVGLVPDVQMRSLRAPGRPAVYWPIEQRYSPFVALHLRTADGASLTAGDLRALVRRVDPELPAPVVIDLRAAVRDSLAETRTLGLLLATFAGLALLLATIGLYGLVSFQAAQRVREIGIRAALGARPLSLTRLVVRRGLILAGAGALGGLLASWALGHALQSLLYDVDAQDPWTAAAAALVLLVTAVAAAWIPARRAGRVDALVALRS
- a CDS encoding PadR family transcriptional regulator, whose amino-acid sequence is MPRPLGVTSLQILAALRSGRAYGLELVTRTGLPSGTVYPTLARLKQRGLVRSAWEDTRIAEAEGRPRRRYYEPTAAGLRTLAEGAERVAGVAALLADPEPRPS
- a CDS encoding PQQ-binding-like beta-propeller repeat protein, with the translated sequence MSEERRGPARPRSRSRFALALAMLAVLPGAVQGQGQGVEGGQWTYLGGDAWHTRYTPSDQINASNFQNLEVVWEWDASSFGPSTSRATPTYVDGKLITVTGDRRHVVALDPGTGELLWSYSEPRTERWEYSMRKGYGKGVAYGEIDGRGVIFITSPAFFLTALDAETGQPLENWGEPVPIPGFPKSGVVDLLPPLIADWKPWLESGETYDPDQGLPLELGYITSSSPPIVVNDVVVVGNSAEQGYNQTRVENVPGDIMGFDARTGRFKWKFHVIPRPGEFGHETWENDAWEWTGDVSSWAPMSADPELGLVYVPTNPPTIDYYGGFSPGDNLFGTSVIALDVQTGQRKWHQQLVHHDIWNYDTPTAPVLMDVNVNGRRIPGLFQVTKQSWVYSYNRETGEPIWPIEEREVPQSTVPGEKLSRTQPYPTKPAPFDLQGRQESDLIDYTPQIRQRVLEFARENDMITPLFNPPVVAGSPEAEKPSGGLVCPGGGGGANIYSPTVADPVNGILFIASASGCSPALLMPGKDSPLDGPLMTGTTHSDWSRAVDSEGGDRADRANIDGLSIWKGPVGRITAIDMNTGEHLWQIPNGDAPEQVQERIRNHPLLQGAPNVPTNPGRPGHAVMVASPTLLFSSGQTADGTWNLFALDKRTGERLGAVEIPGPTRYGMSSWSHEGKQYIIIQLNNGIAAMALP